The following are from one region of the Hydrogenophaga sp. BPS33 genome:
- a CDS encoding Zn-ribbon domain-containing OB-fold protein, translating into MPALQKSPHQIYAEHCEKGLLAYQVEVDTGKAIFHPRVVAPGSGSTGLDWKISGGRGTVHATTVVFEKGQPSHNVCLVDLDEGYRMMSRVEGVPPLDVAIGLRVQVRFAPSGDGQPPYPVFVPLGEAA; encoded by the coding sequence ATGCCCGCCCTGCAAAAGTCCCCGCACCAGATCTACGCCGAGCATTGCGAAAAGGGCTTGCTGGCCTACCAGGTGGAGGTCGATACCGGCAAGGCCATCTTCCATCCAAGGGTGGTCGCGCCCGGCTCGGGCAGCACGGGCCTGGACTGGAAGATCAGCGGTGGTCGGGGCACCGTGCACGCCACCACCGTGGTGTTTGAGAAGGGCCAGCCTTCGCACAACGTGTGCCTGGTGGACCTTGATGAGGGCTACCGAATGATGAGCCGTGTGGAGGGCGTGCCGCCGCTCGACGTGGCCATTGGGCTGCGGGTGCAGGTCCGCTTTGCGCCGAGCGGCGATGGTCAGCCGCCGTATCCCGTGTTTGTTCCTTTGGGCGAGGCGGCATGA
- a CDS encoding Bug family tripartite tricarboxylate transporter substrate binding protein, with amino-acid sequence MNTRITKTLLGACAATLVVAGIAGIPQAVQAQDPYPSRPVRIIVPYAAGGANDTIGRLMAKELSERLKQAFVVENRPGAGQVIGTELVARSEPNGETILMGGIVHAINPGLVGKLPYDSVKDFTTVSVFAEAPIVCVVPATLGINDLKSFIEAVKKNPKNFTFASSGNGAPGHLAVESIMAAAKISMVHVPYKGTAQPVTDMLAGLVQLYCPSPSGVLPYLRNGKFKALAVTTAKRDPALPDVPTLAEAGLKANTVGTWYAFLVPSATDRRIVDILHKTTSDITKDPAVATAFANIGVTVQSHTQAESEKFVRDETTKWTRFVKDLNIKIQ; translated from the coding sequence ATGAACACCCGCATCACAAAAACGCTTCTCGGCGCATGCGCTGCCACCCTCGTGGTCGCAGGCATTGCAGGCATTCCACAAGCGGTACAGGCACAAGACCCGTACCCCTCCAGGCCGGTGCGCATCATCGTCCCTTACGCGGCGGGCGGCGCGAACGACACCATTGGCCGCCTGATGGCCAAGGAGTTGTCGGAGCGGTTGAAGCAAGCGTTCGTCGTCGAGAACCGGCCCGGCGCGGGCCAGGTCATCGGCACCGAGCTGGTGGCGCGCTCGGAACCCAATGGCGAGACCATTCTCATGGGCGGCATCGTTCACGCCATCAACCCCGGGTTGGTGGGCAAGTTGCCGTACGACTCCGTCAAGGACTTCACCACGGTCTCGGTATTTGCCGAAGCACCGATCGTGTGCGTGGTGCCCGCCACGCTCGGCATCAACGATCTGAAGTCGTTCATCGAGGCCGTGAAGAAGAACCCGAAGAACTTCACATTCGCATCGTCCGGCAATGGCGCGCCTGGGCACCTCGCTGTGGAAAGCATCATGGCGGCCGCGAAGATATCCATGGTGCATGTGCCCTACAAAGGCACGGCGCAACCGGTCACCGACATGCTGGCCGGTCTGGTGCAGCTCTACTGCCCGAGCCCTTCAGGCGTTCTGCCGTACCTGCGCAACGGCAAGTTCAAGGCCTTGGCGGTCACGACGGCCAAGCGCGATCCCGCGCTGCCCGATGTGCCCACGCTCGCCGAGGCGGGCTTGAAGGCCAACACGGTCGGCACGTGGTACGCCTTCCTGGTGCCCTCGGCCACCGACCGCCGCATCGTCGACATCCTGCACAAGACCACCAGCGATATCACGAAAGACCCCGCCGTTGCCACTGCGTTCGCCAACATCGGGGTGACGGTGCAGTCGCACACGCAGGCCGAGTCCGAAAAGTTTGTCAGAGACGAAACCACGAAATGGACCCGGTTCGTGAAAGACCTGAACATCAAGATCCAGTAA
- a CDS encoding IclR family transcriptional regulator: MCSTFNRTVVVRGIEILRAFRPGSNWLGNGELAERTGLSPSTVSRLTQTLVLTGMLQYEQQRRAYCLAPPVLSFAHSMRTGSTVLGIAAPLMRELAERERINVGLAAPDKDEMVYLESIRYNRRVALRKVVSGQRVPMELTSLGRAYLSTLAIPKRRLLQASFERRSGANWRAVSLEINAAIRQVRAHGYCAASWQPEVVALATPLTTSEGVYVLNVSVSTEEPISRVERLLGPPLIALASGIRSSLARIPEP, translated from the coding sequence ATTTGTTCGACTTTTAACCGGACAGTAGTGGTCAGAGGCATTGAAATCCTCAGAGCCTTCCGGCCCGGCTCGAACTGGCTGGGCAATGGCGAACTCGCGGAACGCACGGGTCTTTCTCCTTCCACCGTGAGCCGTCTGACGCAGACACTGGTCTTGACCGGCATGCTTCAGTACGAACAGCAGCGCCGGGCCTATTGTCTCGCTCCGCCGGTGTTGAGCTTCGCGCACTCCATGAGGACGGGGTCGACCGTGCTGGGCATCGCTGCGCCCCTGATGCGCGAGCTGGCAGAACGTGAACGCATCAATGTCGGGCTCGCCGCGCCAGACAAGGATGAGATGGTGTATCTCGAGTCCATCCGCTACAACCGCCGTGTCGCCTTGCGCAAAGTGGTGTCGGGGCAGCGTGTCCCAATGGAATTGACCTCACTGGGACGGGCATACCTGTCCACCCTGGCGATTCCAAAGCGACGGTTGCTACAGGCGTCGTTCGAGCGGCGATCTGGTGCGAACTGGCGCGCGGTTTCGCTTGAGATCAATGCAGCGATCCGACAGGTGCGAGCGCATGGCTATTGCGCGGCTTCCTGGCAGCCAGAGGTGGTGGCACTGGCAACTCCCCTCACCACTTCCGAAGGGGTCTACGTCTTGAATGTCAGCGTGTCTACCGAAGAGCCGATATCCCGCGTGGAGCGCTTGCTGGGTCCTCCGCTCATTGCGCTGGCCAGCGGCATCCGTTCTTCGCTGGCGCGGATCCCCGAGCCCTGA
- a CDS encoding IS4 family transposase yields the protein MHIGKTLFSQIMEFVPWTSFARIVQRHGGNSGVRALSCAEQFRAMAFAQLTWRESLRDIEASLSANAGKLYAMGFRSAVKRSTLADANESRDWRIWSDLAALLIRRARKLYANDALGVDLDNTVYALDSSTIDLCLSLFDWAPFRSTKAAIKLHTLLDLRGAIPAFIHISDGKLHDVNVLDMLSFEAGAFYVMDRGYVDFARLYALHQAGAFFVTRAKSPMDARRVYSAPTDRSTGVISDQQVMLNGHYSAKKYPEHLRRVRFKDPESGKTLIFLTNNTALPALTIAALYKSRWRVELFFKWIKQHLRIKKFLGNSENAVKTQVWCAVATYVLIAIVKKELQLDVSLYTCLQILSVSVFEKTEISCALQADASQTDMPDAVNQLNLFDF from the coding sequence GTGCACATCGGCAAGACCTTGTTTTCTCAGATCATGGAGTTCGTCCCATGGACCAGCTTCGCGCGCATCGTGCAGCGCCATGGAGGCAACTCGGGTGTGCGAGCGCTGTCGTGCGCCGAGCAGTTCCGGGCGATGGCCTTCGCGCAGCTGACTTGGCGAGAGAGTCTGCGCGACATCGAGGCCAGCTTGTCGGCCAATGCCGGCAAGCTGTATGCGATGGGGTTTCGCTCGGCGGTCAAGCGCTCCACGCTGGCCGACGCCAACGAATCGCGCGACTGGCGCATCTGGTCGGACCTGGCTGCCTTGCTGATCCGGCGCGCACGCAAGCTGTACGCGAACGATGCGCTCGGCGTCGACTTGGACAACACGGTCTATGCGCTGGACTCCAGCACCATCGATCTGTGCTTGAGCCTGTTCGACTGGGCACCGTTTCGATCGACCAAGGCGGCCATCAAGCTGCACACGCTGCTGGATCTGCGCGGCGCTATCCCGGCCTTCATCCACATCAGCGATGGCAAGCTGCACGACGTGAACGTGCTGGACATGCTGAGTTTCGAGGCCGGTGCGTTCTACGTGATGGATCGCGGCTATGTGGACTTCGCACGGCTGTATGCGCTGCACCAGGCTGGCGCCTTCTTCGTTACGCGCGCGAAGTCGCCGATGGATGCCAGACGTGTCTACTCGGCACCCACCGACCGCAGCACTGGCGTCATCAGCGACCAGCAGGTCATGCTCAACGGTCACTACTCGGCCAAGAAGTATCCCGAGCATTTGCGGCGTGTGCGATTCAAGGATCCCGAGTCCGGCAAAACACTGATCTTCCTGACCAACAACACGGCGCTGCCGGCGCTGACGATCGCCGCGCTGTACAAGAGCCGCTGGCGAGTCGAGCTGTTCTTCAAATGGATCAAGCAGCATCTGCGCATCAAGAAGTTTCTCGGCAACAGCGAGAACGCCGTGAAGACGCAGGTGTGGTGTGCCGTGGCCACCTACGTGCTCATTGCCATCGTCAAGAAGGAGCTTCAACTCGATGTCTCGCTTTACACATGTCTACAGATCTTGTCGGTGTCGGTCTTCGAGAAAACCGAGATTTCATGCGCCTTGCAGGCCGACGCGTCCCAGACCGATATGCCCGACGCCGTTAACCAATTGAATTTGTTCGACTTTTAA
- a CDS encoding MmgE/PrpD family protein — MYASQVFARFAADFATTPLPPEVVHHAKRAVVDWYASYYPGLDTPAVQVLTRTLADDLDRGTSQLVGGRRATARAAALIQGTAAHAAEVDDSFRDAMLHPGAATIAAALAVAQAVKASGPDLLRAVVLGYEVSTRIGVVMGRPHYKYWHNTGTIGSFGAAAAAASLLQLDEDAFAHALAIAATFTAGLQQAFRLEAMAKPLHAGRAAEAGVLAAQLAAGGMRSSLDVLEGEAGLGQAMSTGPDWSTVGATLGSDFHITRLTFKNHIGCGHTFPAIDGALELQQLHGFTHEDIERVALGVYQSTLDIAPHVDPQNADQARFSLHYMVASALVHGSVRLSAFEPARLQDPATRALMQRIHKALDPEVDAAFPGRRGARVEIALRDGRRLSHLQTDRKGDPELPLSDKDLEGKLLELASPVIGDAESTALLARIWRLDRSVNPT; from the coding sequence ATGTACGCCTCTCAAGTATTTGCCCGCTTTGCGGCCGACTTCGCCACCACACCGCTGCCACCCGAGGTGGTCCACCACGCCAAGCGCGCGGTCGTCGACTGGTACGCGTCTTATTACCCTGGGCTGGACACACCTGCCGTGCAAGTCCTCACGCGCACCCTGGCGGACGATCTGGACCGCGGGACATCGCAACTCGTGGGAGGGCGCAGGGCCACGGCGCGTGCCGCCGCACTGATCCAGGGAACGGCCGCACACGCCGCCGAGGTGGACGACAGTTTCCGCGACGCGATGCTCCACCCGGGTGCGGCCACCATTGCCGCCGCGTTGGCGGTGGCCCAGGCAGTGAAGGCCTCGGGCCCGGACCTGCTGCGCGCGGTGGTGCTGGGTTACGAAGTCTCCACCCGCATCGGCGTGGTGATGGGCCGCCCGCATTACAAGTACTGGCACAACACCGGCACCATCGGCAGCTTCGGTGCCGCTGCGGCAGCGGCGAGCCTGCTCCAACTGGACGAGGATGCGTTCGCGCACGCCCTGGCCATCGCCGCCACTTTCACCGCAGGCCTGCAGCAGGCCTTCCGCCTGGAAGCCATGGCCAAGCCCTTGCATGCGGGCCGAGCCGCGGAGGCCGGGGTGTTGGCGGCACAACTGGCGGCGGGCGGCATGCGCAGCTCGCTCGATGTGCTGGAGGGCGAGGCGGGTCTGGGCCAGGCGATGAGCACCGGGCCGGACTGGTCCACCGTGGGGGCCACGCTGGGCAGCGATTTCCACATCACGCGGCTCACCTTCAAGAACCACATCGGTTGCGGCCACACCTTTCCCGCCATCGATGGCGCGCTCGAGCTGCAGCAGTTGCATGGTTTCACCCACGAAGACATCGAACGTGTGGCGCTGGGCGTGTACCAGTCGACGCTGGACATCGCGCCGCACGTCGATCCGCAGAACGCAGACCAGGCCCGTTTCAGCCTGCACTACATGGTGGCCAGCGCCCTGGTGCATGGCAGCGTGCGGCTGTCGGCCTTCGAGCCTGCGCGTCTGCAAGATCCGGCCACACGCGCGCTGATGCAACGCATTCACAAGGCCCTGGACCCGGAGGTGGATGCCGCCTTCCCCGGTCGCCGTGGTGCGCGCGTGGAGATCGCGTTGCGCGATGGCCGGCGCCTCTCGCACTTGCAGACCGACCGCAAGGGCGACCCCGAGTTGCCCTTGTCCGACAAGGACTTGGAGGGCAAGTTGCTGGAACTGGCCTCACCTGTGATCGGGGACGCCGAATCCACCGCGCTGCTCGCGCGCATCTGGCGCTTGGACAGGAGCGTCAACCCAACTTGA
- a CDS encoding acetate--CoA ligase family protein, translating to MNAISRLLAPRSVAIIGASADPSKTAGRPVAYLQKHGFSGRIMPVNPKADRIGDLPCYADIASLPETPDVAIVLLGAERAHLAVKELSARGCAAAVVLASGYTETGEDGARRQKQLLDAAGPMRILGPNTIGLVNLTDRIVLSATGALEMDEFPVGGIGVVSQSGGILGSLLSRAAARGIGLSKLISTSNEVDLELADFIDHLADDPATKVIALYVETVRNPAKFRAACLKAARAGKPVVAFKIGRSEAGAQAAVSHTGAMAGADRMYDALFKQVGVIRAKSFNDLLDIPVGLATGRILRGKRVAILTSTGGAGTLVSDDLGVAGFETPAPDAATAEALRALQTGSEAVLDRNPIDVTLAGLRPDLLRGAIRALLASPSYDALVIIVGSSSLAMPELMAGAIRDCLPDSDKPIMAYVSPHAPEVGALLTRHGVPAFSAAESCTAALDAMHSVRAFVAPVDAPSVCAAVTVGDLPSGSLDEAQAKQLFARFGVPCAAERTVTTPAEAEAASRELGGRVVLKILSSQITHKSDVGGVAIGLTPDTVGARLTAMTTDVHNKAGVRPERFLVQEMVGGGTELILGMHRDALGTAVLLGMGGVTAELLKDTTLRLLPEDANGLTGLSRADALAMAKDLKTWPLLDGFRGRPMADVDALVDAIVAFSRMAAQLGDRLVEAEINPVFVRARGEGVRAADGVVVLA from the coding sequence ATGAACGCCATTTCCAGACTCCTCGCCCCTCGCAGCGTGGCCATCATCGGCGCCTCGGCGGATCCGTCGAAAACCGCAGGTCGCCCGGTGGCCTATCTCCAGAAGCACGGCTTCTCCGGTCGCATCATGCCGGTGAACCCCAAGGCCGATCGCATTGGCGATCTGCCCTGCTATGCCGACATCGCGTCGCTGCCAGAAACGCCCGATGTCGCCATCGTGCTGCTGGGCGCGGAGCGTGCCCACCTTGCGGTGAAAGAGCTGTCTGCGCGCGGTTGCGCAGCCGCCGTGGTGCTGGCCAGCGGCTACACGGAAACGGGTGAAGACGGCGCACGCCGTCAGAAGCAACTGCTCGATGCGGCCGGCCCGATGCGCATCCTCGGCCCGAACACGATCGGTCTGGTCAACCTGACCGACAGGATCGTGCTCTCGGCCACGGGTGCGTTGGAGATGGACGAGTTTCCGGTGGGTGGCATCGGTGTCGTGTCGCAAAGTGGCGGCATTCTGGGCTCGCTGCTCTCGCGCGCCGCTGCACGCGGCATTGGCCTGAGCAAGCTCATTTCCACCAGCAACGAGGTGGACCTGGAGCTGGCCGACTTCATCGACCACCTGGCGGACGATCCGGCCACCAAGGTGATTGCGCTGTACGTGGAGACCGTGCGCAATCCCGCGAAGTTTCGCGCCGCCTGCCTCAAGGCGGCGCGCGCGGGCAAGCCGGTGGTCGCGTTCAAGATCGGTCGCTCCGAAGCCGGCGCGCAAGCCGCCGTGTCGCACACCGGTGCCATGGCCGGCGCCGATCGCATGTACGACGCGCTGTTCAAGCAGGTCGGTGTGATCCGCGCCAAAAGCTTCAACGATCTGCTGGACATTCCCGTGGGCCTGGCCACTGGCCGCATCTTGCGTGGCAAGCGCGTGGCCATCCTTACCAGCACGGGTGGCGCGGGTACGCTGGTGTCCGACGATCTCGGTGTGGCCGGCTTCGAGACGCCCGCGCCCGACGCCGCCACAGCCGAGGCACTGCGTGCATTGCAGACCGGCAGCGAAGCCGTGCTGGACCGCAATCCCATCGACGTGACGCTGGCTGGCCTGAGGCCGGACCTGCTGCGCGGCGCCATTCGTGCGCTGCTGGCCAGCCCGAGCTATGACGCCCTGGTGATCATCGTGGGCTCGTCCAGCCTGGCCATGCCCGAGTTGATGGCCGGTGCCATCCGCGATTGCCTGCCGGATTCCGACAAACCCATCATGGCCTACGTCAGCCCGCATGCACCCGAAGTGGGTGCCTTGCTGACGCGGCACGGCGTCCCCGCCTTCTCCGCGGCCGAAAGCTGCACGGCGGCCCTGGACGCGATGCACTCGGTGCGTGCATTTGTGGCACCGGTCGACGCGCCTTCGGTGTGCGCAGCGGTCACGGTTGGCGATCTGCCTTCAGGTTCGCTCGATGAAGCGCAGGCCAAGCAACTGTTCGCGCGCTTTGGCGTTCCCTGTGCGGCCGAACGCACCGTGACCACGCCCGCAGAAGCAGAAGCGGCTTCGCGCGAGCTCGGTGGACGCGTGGTGCTCAAGATCCTGTCTTCGCAGATCACGCACAAGAGTGACGTGGGTGGCGTGGCGATCGGCCTCACCCCCGATACCGTGGGTGCGCGATTGACAGCCATGACGACCGATGTGCACAACAAGGCGGGGGTGCGCCCGGAACGTTTCCTCGTGCAGGAAATGGTGGGCGGCGGGACCGAGCTGATCCTGGGCATGCACAGAGATGCGTTGGGAACGGCCGTTTTGCTGGGTATGGGTGGCGTGACCGCCGAACTGCTCAAGGACACGACCTTGCGCCTGCTGCCCGAAGATGCGAACGGCCTCACCGGCCTGAGCCGCGCCGATGCGCTGGCCATGGCGAAGGATCTCAAGACCTGGCCGCTGCTGGACGGTTTCCGTGGCCGTCCCATGGCGGACGTGGACGCGCTGGTGGATGCCATCGTCGCCTTCTCGCGCATGGCGGCGCAGTTGGGTGATCGACTGGTCGAGGCCGAGATCAACCCGGTGTTTGTGCGGGCAAGGGGCGAGGGCGTGCGTGCCGCCGACGGTGTCGTGGTGCTCGCCTGA
- a CDS encoding enoyl-CoA hydratase/isomerase family protein: MDYTLIELQVSDRVATLTLNRPDKRNAMSDAMRSEFIDALESVAADQAIRALVLTGAGKGFCAGGDIAGMQKRMNAPGGEVGFNGWHRQQRVHHTQALLHTCPKPVIAAVNGAASGLGADTALACDFVIASEWASFTWSYVLRGIVPDGGGMYFLPRRVGLAKAKELIFTGRQVKIDEAVSLGIVDRKTSADMLLADAQAWASELSQASGTALALTKTILNQSFELSSHDVFAQGSQAQGICYTSSEHRASVEAFLAKTTGKE, encoded by the coding sequence ATGGACTACACCCTGATCGAACTGCAAGTGAGCGACCGCGTGGCGACGCTCACGCTCAACCGTCCTGACAAGCGCAACGCCATGAGCGATGCGATGCGTTCGGAATTCATCGACGCGTTGGAATCCGTTGCAGCCGACCAGGCCATCCGCGCACTGGTGCTCACGGGTGCGGGCAAGGGCTTTTGTGCCGGTGGCGACATCGCCGGCATGCAGAAACGCATGAACGCGCCAGGCGGCGAAGTGGGCTTCAATGGCTGGCACCGCCAGCAGCGCGTGCACCACACACAAGCCCTGCTGCACACCTGCCCCAAGCCGGTGATCGCAGCCGTGAACGGTGCAGCTTCCGGCCTGGGTGCCGACACTGCATTGGCGTGCGACTTCGTCATCGCCAGCGAGTGGGCCAGCTTCACCTGGTCGTATGTGCTGCGCGGCATCGTCCCGGATGGCGGTGGCATGTATTTCCTGCCGCGCCGCGTGGGCCTGGCCAAGGCCAAGGAACTCATCTTCACCGGCCGCCAGGTCAAGATCGACGAAGCCGTATCGCTGGGCATCGTGGACCGCAAGACCAGCGCCGACATGCTGCTGGCCGATGCACAGGCCTGGGCCTCCGAGTTGAGCCAGGCATCGGGCACTGCGCTGGCCTTGACCAAAACCATTCTCAACCAGAGCTTCGAACTCAGCTCGCACGACGTGTTTGCACAAGGCAGCCAGGCCCAGGGCATTTGCTACACCAGCAGCGAACACCGCGCGTCGGTGGAAGCCTTCCTGGCAAAGACCACCGGCAAAGAGTGA
- a CDS encoding tripartite tricarboxylate transporter substrate binding protein, with protein sequence MKLALSPIRALASGVVLSLAGLVGNAHAQAQFPDRPVRIIVPFAPGGGTDLIARTLGQGMAKELGQSVIIDNKPGGGTVIGTDQAAKSPPDGYTMVIATLAHAVNPSLLNKLPYSNDTAFAAVSLIGRGPNVLVVRPDSPYKTVKDILDAAKAGKRLTYASQGNGTSAHLAGELFTNLSKVELLHIPYRGAGPAMTDLRGGQVDMFFGTAAAVSSFVSQGTLRAIAVTSPEPSPAFKGVPTIAATVPGYSVESWYGFFVPAGTPAPVIAKLNAAVKKAAHTPEFVQKVEQEGLVVSASEPAEFDRYVKAEEARWRKVVKENNIKSD encoded by the coding sequence ATGAAACTCGCTTTATCCCCCATTCGTGCGCTCGCCAGCGGCGTTGTCCTCAGCCTGGCGGGCCTTGTTGGCAACGCGCATGCACAGGCACAGTTCCCCGATCGACCCGTTCGCATCATCGTGCCCTTCGCACCGGGTGGCGGCACCGATTTGATCGCGCGAACCCTGGGCCAAGGCATGGCCAAGGAGTTGGGCCAGTCGGTGATCATCGACAACAAGCCGGGTGGCGGCACGGTGATCGGGACGGATCAGGCGGCCAAGAGCCCGCCGGATGGCTACACCATGGTGATCGCCACGTTGGCTCACGCGGTCAACCCCAGCCTTCTGAACAAGCTGCCCTACTCGAACGACACGGCTTTCGCGGCCGTGAGCCTGATCGGTCGCGGCCCCAATGTGCTCGTGGTGCGCCCGGACAGCCCCTACAAGACGGTGAAGGACATTCTGGACGCGGCGAAAGCCGGCAAGCGCCTGACCTACGCGTCGCAAGGCAATGGCACTTCGGCCCATCTCGCGGGCGAACTGTTCACGAACCTGAGCAAGGTGGAGTTGCTGCACATTCCTTACCGCGGTGCCGGTCCCGCCATGACCGATCTGCGCGGTGGCCAGGTCGACATGTTCTTCGGCACCGCTGCGGCCGTCTCCTCGTTCGTGTCCCAAGGCACGCTGCGCGCGATCGCGGTGACCTCGCCGGAACCATCGCCCGCGTTCAAGGGCGTGCCGACCATTGCCGCCACCGTGCCCGGCTACTCGGTGGAAAGCTGGTATGGCTTCTTCGTGCCTGCCGGCACCCCTGCGCCGGTGATCGCAAAGCTCAACGCCGCCGTCAAGAAGGCCGCGCACACGCCGGAGTTCGTGCAGAAGGTCGAGCAGGAAGGGTTGGTGGTTTCCGCTTCCGAGCCGGCCGAGTTTGACCGCTATGTGAAGGCCGAAGAGGCGCGCTGGCGCAAGGTCGTCAAGGAAAACAACATCAAGTCGGACTGA
- a CDS encoding FadR/GntR family transcriptional regulator has product MKDTSVADSQDTKTQKAGAAPTYKVLSQSIIDQILRGHLKPGDALPTEAALCEQFGVNRSTVREGVRLLEETGMLRRVNAKRLVISRPSTSEMAQQLERAMRLHEVTFFELWETAMVLEPKMAALAAHQLNAQDLEALELNLEKTAQSLDDPETLAALDVDFHNLVARGVHNRVLLMSREPMARMFYPAFEAVLSRVGEAGPRLYKAHQAIFTALRAGRSEEAAQWMEKHIKDFRVGFELASLDFQSNAISERSATWNE; this is encoded by the coding sequence ATGAAGGACACATCAGTGGCGGATAGCCAGGACACGAAAACGCAGAAAGCCGGGGCGGCGCCCACCTACAAGGTGCTGTCGCAAAGCATCATCGACCAGATCCTGCGCGGGCATTTGAAGCCGGGCGACGCCTTGCCGACCGAGGCCGCCTTGTGCGAGCAGTTCGGCGTCAACCGTTCCACGGTGCGCGAGGGCGTGCGCCTGCTGGAAGAAACCGGCATGCTGCGGCGGGTCAACGCCAAGCGCCTGGTGATCAGCCGGCCCAGCACCAGCGAGATGGCGCAGCAGCTCGAGCGCGCGATGCGCCTGCACGAAGTGACCTTCTTCGAGCTGTGGGAAACCGCCATGGTGCTCGAACCCAAGATGGCCGCCCTGGCCGCGCACCAGTTGAACGCCCAGGACCTGGAAGCGCTGGAGCTCAACCTGGAGAAGACCGCGCAGAGCCTGGACGACCCCGAGACGCTGGCCGCGCTGGACGTGGACTTCCACAACCTGGTGGCGCGCGGCGTGCACAACCGCGTGCTGCTCATGAGCCGCGAGCCGATGGCGCGCATGTTCTACCCGGCGTTCGAAGCGGTGCTGTCACGCGTGGGCGAAGCGGGTCCTCGGCTGTACAAGGCGCACCAGGCCATCTTCACCGCGCTGCGCGCCGGACGCTCCGAAGAAGCCGCCCAGTGGATGGAGAAGCACATCAAGGATTTCCGCGTCGGCTTCGAACTGGCCTCGCTGGACTTCCAGAGCAACGCGATTTCGGAGCGTTCGGCGACCTGGAACGAATAG